One window of the Lacerta agilis isolate rLacAgi1 chromosome 17, rLacAgi1.pri, whole genome shotgun sequence genome contains the following:
- the LOC117061912 gene encoding glyoxal reductase-like produces MPLLGLGTFRLRGEEAVRLSLDAALGNSYRLVDTAAVYSNESAIGRALSELLPRHGLSRGDVFLTSKLSPRDQGEEAAERACLRSLEELGCDYLDLYLIHWPGTQGRPQEDECNRERRQQSWRALERLHEAGKLRAIGVSNYSIKHLEELLAVCRVPPSVLQVEFHPELAQVELLGFCRSNGIHLQAYSSLGTGQLVGRPEVVKVAARHGRPPAQVLLRWALQQGVSVIPKSATPSRVVENSQLWGWELSPADMEELGALDCGKRYCWDPTNVA; encoded by the coding sequence ATGCCTCTTCTGGGGCTGGGCACCTTCCGCCTGCGGGGCGAGGAGGCCGTGCGTCTCAGCCTGGACGCTGCTCTTGGGAACAGCTACCGCTTGGTGGACACGGCCGCCGTCTACAGCAACGAGTCTGCCATCGGGCGCGCTCTGAGCGAGCTGCTGCCGCGCCACGGCCTGTCTCGGGGAGACGTCTTCCTAACCAGCAAGCTGAGCCCAAGGGAccagggggaggaggcggctgaAAGAGCCTGCCTGCGTAGCCTGGAGGAGCTGGGCTGTGATTACTTAGACCTCTACCTCATCCACTGGCCTGGGACCCAAGGCCGGCCGCAGGAGGACGAGTGCAACCGGGAACGGCGGCAGCAGAGCTGGCGGGCTCTGGAGAGGCTGCACGAGGCCGGGAAGCTCCGGGCCATCGGGGTCTCAAATTACAGCATCAAGCACttggaggagctgctggcagtgTGCCGGGTGCCCCCCTCCGTCCTCCAGGTGGAGTTCCACCCAGAACTGGCGCAGGTGGAATTGCTGGGCTTCTGCCGGAGCAACGGCATCCACCTGCAGGCCTACTCCTCGCTGGGGACCGGCCAGCTGGTGGGGCGGCCAGAGGTGGTGAAGGTCGCTGCACGACACGGGCGCCCGCCTGCCCAGGTCTTACTGCGCTGGGCTCTGCAGCAAGGGGTGAGCGTCATCCCCAAGTCTGCCACCCCGAGCCGTGTGGTGGAAAACAGCCAGCTCTGGGGTTGGGAGTTGAGCCCAGCGGATATGGAGGAGCTGGGTGCATTGGATTGTGGGAAGCGCTATTGCTGGGATCCCACCAATGtggcttag
- the BAD gene encoding bcl2-associated agonist of cell death, whose amino-acid sequence MFHIEDDDDEETFPPGEKEPQDLKLTRRSVAGGDQAPGSPGSPSAGNPELRRRIGSDPPLPDPEALDEVGTFRARSRSAPPILWAAQRYGRELRRMSDEFHGELQKLPRPKSAGTATQMRRTLGWKEVLQSWWRRNSPGNGPRSPP is encoded by the exons ATGTTCCACattgaggatgatgatgatgaagagacATTCCCGCCGGGTGAGAAGGAACCGCAGGATCTCAAGCTGACCAGGAGGAGCGTCGCAGGAGGGGACCAGGCCCCAGGAAGCCCAGGAAGTCCTTCCGCTGGGAATCCAG AGCTCCGGCGTCGCATTGGATCCGACCCTCCCTTGCCAGACCCAGAGGCCCTGGATGAGGTGGGCACTTTCCGGGCACGCTCACGCTCTGCCCCTCCCATCCTGTGGGCAGCCCAGCGGTACGGGAGGGAGCTGCGCAGGATGAGTGACGAGTTCCATGGCGAGCTGCAG AAGTTGCCGCGCCCCAAGAGTGCAGGGACAGCTACCCAAATGCGCCGGACGTTGGGCTGGAAGGAGGTTCTGCAGTCATGGTGGCGTCGGAATTCCCCAGGCAATGGTCCAAGAAGCCCCCCATGA
- the GPR137 gene encoding integral membrane protein GPR137 has protein sequence MEKTFGNLSSIVPASRLTPAFPPAVKVGLTALYTGLYALLFLSVYAQLWLVLFYRHKKFSYQTVFLFLCLFWAALRTTLFSFYFKNTLKANHLSPFFFWLLYCCPVCLQFFTLTLMNLYFAQVVFKAKAKYRPELTKGLLAVRGACLGASLLFLAVNVVCAVLVRGRRAEPWAVVLARVLISDSLFVLGAVSLALCLCLVARGSPSTRIYLEAKGTSLCQTAAMGGIIVLLYASRACYNLAALALSSRTRLDSFDYDWYNVSDQADLITDLGDQGYVIFGLILFIWELLPTTLLVGFFRVHRPAQDMSASRVFNRQLGVSRSYFFDHPGQRDSEGLTSSLTGRLGSVGSWYGSINRSGEQDWFGGPPPTAPLLFSQATVSGSHHHSLYSTPQN, from the exons ATGGAAAAGACCTTTGGCAACCTCAGCTCGATTGTGCCAGCTTCGCGCCTCACCCCGGCCTTCCCGCCGGCCGTCAAGGTTGGGTTGACGGCTCTGTACACAGGCCTCTATGCCTTGCTTTTCCTTTCGGTCTACGCCCAGCTCTGGCTGGTCCTCTTCTATCGCCACAAGAAGTTCAGCTACcagactgtcttcctcttcctctgcctcttctgGGCTGCACTGCGCACCACGCTCTTCTCCTTCTACTTCAAGAACACCCTCAAAGCCAACCACCTGAGCCCTTTCTTCTTCTGGCTCCTCTACTGCTGCCCCGTCTGCCTGCAGTTCTTCACGCTGACCCTCATGAACTTGTACTTTGCCCAG GTGGTTTTCAAGGCCAAAGCGAAATACCGCCCTGAACTGACCAAAGGCCT GTTGGCAGTGCGAGGGGCATGCCTGGGTGCCAGCCTCCTCTTCCTGGCGGTGAACGTGGTGTGCGCCGTGCTGGTGCGGGGGCGCCGCGCTGAGCCCTGGGCCGTGGTCCTGGCACGGGTCCTCATCAGCGACTCGCTGTTTGTGCTGGGGGCCGTCTCTCTggccctctgcctctgcctcgTCGCCCGGGGTTCTCCTTCCACTCGCATCTACCTGGAAGCCAAG GGCACCTCGCTGTGCCAAACGGCCGCCATGGGTGGCATCATCGTCCTGCTCTACGCCAGCCGAGCTTGCTACAACCTGGCAGCCCTGGCCCTGTCCTCCCGCACCCGCCTCGACTCCTTCGATTATGACTGGTACAACGTATCTGACCAG gCAGATCTGATCacggacctgggagaccaaggttacGTCATCTTCGGCCTCATTCTCTTCATCTGGGAGCTGCTGCCCACGACTCTGCTAGTCGGCTTCTTCCGGGTGCACCGGCCAGCTCAGGATATG AGCGCCAGCCGTGTCTTCAACCGGCAGCTGGGGGTCTCCCGATCCTACTTCTTCGACCATCCCGGGCAGCGCGACAGCGAAGGACTGACGAGCAG CTTGACGGGACGCCTGGGCAGCGTCGGGAGCTGGTACGGCTCGATCAACCGCAGCGGGGAGCAGGACTGGTTTGGGGGGCCCCCTCCCACGGCCCCCCTTTTGTTCTCGCAGGCCACGGTGTCCGGCAGCCACCACCACAGCCTCTATTCCACCCCGCAGAACTGA